The DNA window GGCATTCATCTGATCTACGACACCCTTCTTGTGGAAAGCGAGGATGAGCGGGATGTGGCCTATGGTCTGCTGGCTTCCGAAATTCATGTGCCTCCGGATCTTTCCCATGTGATTTTTCAGCTGCACCCCGAAGCCCGTTTTGCCGATGGCAGCCCCGTCCGTGGGGAGGATGTGGTGTTTTCATGGGAAATGCTGCAGGCCCATTTTGGTTCCGCCCTGCGCCGTTACAGCGAGGCCGTGGCATCCGTAACCGTTCTTTCCGGTAACCGGGTGCGTTTTGATTTTCGGGAACAGCAGAACCCCTCCCTTGTTCTCATGGTGGGTCGCCTGCAGATTCTTCCGGCCCATTACTGGGAGGATAAGGACTTTGGCCGTGCGGATCTCACCCCGCCCATGGGTTCCGGCCCCTATGCCGTGGCGGAGGTGGAAGCGGGCAGGCGTGTGGTCTATGCCCGCCGAGTAGATTACTGGGCCGCAGATCACCCCGTAAACCGGGGGCGCTGGAATTTTGACCGCATCCGTTATGAGTATTTTCGGGATGATACGGTGGCCATGGAGGCCTTCCGCGCCGGGCTTTATGATTTTCGCTTTGAGTCTTCCGTGAAAAACTGGGCTACCCGTTATGAAGGCCCCCGTTTTGGCGATGGCCGTATCCTGAAAAAGACGCTGGAGAACCGGGATCCATCGGGCATGTATGGCCTTGTGATGAATACCAGAAGGCCTGTGTTTGCGGACAGGCGGATAAGAAAAGCCATGCTGTCTGCCTTTGATTTTGAATGGGCCAACCGTCGTTTTTATTATGGTGAATATGAGAGAACGGAAAGCTATTTTGAAAATTCAGACATGAAAGCCCCGCCCCTTGCCGATGAAGGGGAGGCTGCCATTTTGCGATCCTTCGGGGATGACCTGCCCGAAGGCGTACTGGAAAATCCCCTGAGCCTGCCCCTGACGGACGGAAGCGGCCACAACCGGGAAGGTCTCATGGAGGCGGACAGGCTGCTCAGGGAAGCAGGCTGGGTGGTGGAAGGGGGCAGAAGGGTGCATGGGAAAACAAAGCAGGTCTTCCGGTTTCAGTTCCTCACGGATTCCCGCAGGGAGGAGCGCATGCTCCTGCCCTTTGCCCGCAGTCTCGGACGCCTTGGCATTGAGATGCGGATTCACATGGTGGATGGCCCCCAGTACACCCGCCGTTTGCGGGACTGTGATTTTGACATGATTGTGGCAGGTTTCGGGGCGGCTTACAGGCCGGGCCGGGAGCTTGCCGTGGCCTTCCATTCCGCAAGCCGTGACCGGAAGGATCAGCGGAATTTCATGGGTATTGCCGATCCTGTGGCAGACGGCCTCATTGAGAAGATCCTTTCCAGAGAAAGCCGGCGGGAGATGATCCCCTATGTCCGTGCTCTGGACCGCATACTGCGGCACGGCCATTATGTCATTCCCTTTGGTGCGGGAAAGCGGCGGTATCTGGCAAGGGCTGTTCACATTCAGTCTCCGGAAACACCTCCGCCATGGGGCAGGGGTGTGAGCACATGGTGGTACGGAGAAGAAGACCGGGCAGCCGCCCCAGCTTCTGAGGGAGAGTCATGATTGCCTATATCGCAAAAAGGGTTTTTCTTCTTGTTCCCACCCTTCTGGGTATTCTGGCCTTAAATTTTTTCCTTGTGCAACTGGCTCCGGGCGGGCCGGTGGAGCAGGTGATCAGCCGCATGGAGGGCAGGGGCGACCGGGCGCTGGAGCGCATCACCGGCGCAGAGGGGGATGCCATTGTCATGGTGGAAACCTCTTTGGACAGCACTTCCGCCTACCGGGGCAGGGACGGGATTTCCCCGGAGCTGGTGGCGGAAATTGAGAGGCGCTTTGGTTTTGACAGGCCGTTGCATGAGCGGTTTTTTTCCATGCTGAAAAGCTATCTTCTTCTGGATTTTGGGGAGAGTTTTTTTAAAGACCGGAGCATTCTCGGCATGATCGGGGAGAAAATGCCCGTATCCCTGTCTCTGGGGCTCTGGAGTACCCTTGTGATCTATCTGGTTTCCATCCCTCTGGGAATCCGCAAGGCCGTGCGCCACGGCTCACCCTTTGATGTGTGGACCAGCTTTGTCATCGTGATCTGCAACAGCATTCCCGTATTTCTTTTTGCCGTGATCCTAATCGTTATCTTTGCAGGGGGCAGTTATCTGGAATGGTTTCCCCTCCGGGGGCTTGTTTCCGATCATTTCCATGAACTGTCCTTTACGGGAAAAGTGCTTGATTATTTTCATCATCTGGCCCTGCCCATCCTTGCCATGACCATCGGGGGGATTGCCGGTTTTGCCATGCTCACCAAAAACTGCTTTCTGGATGAAATCCGCCATCAGTATGTGACTACGGCCAGAGCCAAGGGAGCCAGCGAAGGGCGGGTGCTTTTCGGCCATGTGTTCCGCAATGCCATGCTCATTGTCATTGCAGGGCTGCCCGGAACCTTTCTGGGTATCTTCTTTACGGGTTCCATGATGATAGAGGTGATTTTCTCTCTGGACGGGCTGGGTCTCATGGGCTTTGAGGCCACCATGAACAGGGATTATCCCGTGATGTTTGCCGGGCTTTATATTTCCACCCTCATGGGCCTGTTTGTGAAAATTCTCTCGGACATCACCTATGTGCTGGTGGACCCGAGAATCCATTTTGATGCAGGGGGAGTATAAACCATGCGTGCTGTCACCCGCCGCCGGATGAAAACCTTTGCCAGCAATCGCAGGGCATGGATCTCCTTATGGATTTTTATGACGCTTTTCACGGCAAGTATTTTTTCCGAGTTCATTGCCAATGAAAGACCCCTTGTACTGTATTTTCAGGATCGAATGTATTTTCCCGTTTTTTCTGAGATTCCGGAAACCCTGCTGGGCGGATATTTTGAAACGGATGCGGATTTCACGGACCCTGAGGTCATTGCCATGGCAGAGGCCCATGGCTGGATGCTCTGGCCGCCGGTCCGCTTTTCATGGCATACGGTGAACCTTGCAAGGGAGGGTGTGTATCCTGCTGCACCCGGTGAGGGGAACTGGCTGGGAACCGATGACCATGGCCGCGACATTCTGGCGAGGCTTCTCTACGGGTTCCGGGTCTCCGTGCTTTTTGGTCTTTGTCTGGCTGTTTTCAGTACGCTTGTGGGCATTGTGGCCGGGGCGGTGCAGGGGTATTTCGGCGGCAAAGTGGATCTCTTTGGCCAGCGCTTCATGGAAATCTGGTCCGGTCTTCCCATGATCTATCTGCTCATCATCCTTTCAAGCTTCATGCAGCCGGGCTTTTTTGTGCTGCTCTTCATCATGCTCTTGTTTTCCTGGATGGGCATGGTGGATGTGGTGCGGGCCGAGGTGCTGCGCTGCCGGAACTTAGGCTATGTGAAAGCCGCCCGCTGCATGGGACTTCCGGACAGGGTGGTGCTTTTTCGCCATGTGCTGCCCAATGCCATGGTGGCTACCCTGACCTTTCTGCCCTTTGTGCTCAACGGTGCCATCACCACCCTTACATCTTTGGATTTTCTCGGATTCGGCCTGCCTCCCGGCTCCCCGTCTCTGGGAGAGCTGCTTGCACAGGGAAAGGAAAATCTGGATGCTCCCTGGATCGGCATTGCCGCCTTTGCCGTGCTGGCCTCCATGCTGAGCCTGCTGGTTTTTATCGGGGAAGGGGTGAGGGATGCCTTTGATCCGCGGCATGAAGGGTAGGTATTCCCATGTATTAATGCTAAATACCTTCCAGTATTCCGCTTTGTCTGGTTTTGATCACTCTTGTAACTCCATCACCCCCATCCACAATATCTGCCAGCCTGATCTGGTGTCTGGCTGACTATTTCCTCTTCATGATTTTTTCAACGGCTTCTTCCAGAGCGGGATTGAAGACCTCTGGCCTTGCCAGCATGAGAAAATGATCTGCCCCCTTGATGACGGTGGCCTCAAAGGAAGCCATGTGCCTGCGGTTGCTTTCATAGTCAATGGGCCAGAGGTCGGCATTGACGGCCATGACGGGAAGGCGGACTTCTTTGAAGATGGCGGCGGACTCCCCGGTGATGAAAAGCCCCATCATTTCCTTTAAGGCACTCAGGGCCACGGCGGGAGGGGCAGCAGCCATGTCGTTGAGAATCCATTCCCGGAGCGGGGCCGGTGTGGCGGGAATCATCATGGTTTCAACAAACTGACGGCTTCCAGCCTGAAAATCCTCTTCCAGCGGGCTGACCATCCCGTCCAGGATTTCAGGGGTGAGGGGATGGGCCACGTTGCCAAAGGTGTCCACACCGATGAGGCCCAGCACGCGTCCGGGCATGAGACGCGCTGCCTCGGCGATGACGGGGCCGCCCATGGAGTGACCGATGAGAATTACTTTTTGGCTTCCCACCGCTTCCGCCACAGCCTTCACATCCTCTCCAAAGGCCTTCATCGTGTACTGGCTCCGGCCCATGCCGGAGTGGCCGTGGCCCGCCAGATCCAGAAGCACAATGCGGTTATTTTTTGAAAAATGGTTAATCTGCTCCCGCCAGTAGCGGGCATCGCAGCTCCATCCGTGGACAAAAATCAGGGTGGGTTCTCCCTTTCCGTATACCTCATAGGAAATGGGTACGCCGTCCTGGGAGGGTGTCATTCGGGGCCACTGGGCTGCGGCCGGACTGGCTGCGAAGATAAAAAAGAGAAGCCAGCAGGTAAAGGCTTTTATGAATGCGGGTTTCATGGTCTGTTTTCCTTTTTGTGGGATTGAGGGACGGAAGTCGTTTCGCCCGTTTTCTTACGCCTGAAAAGAAGCTCAGGCAAGGGCTCTTTTTTGAAGCAGCAGGCAGGCATAGCCGTATTCATCGCCGTACTGCCGGTTCATGGAGATTTCTTCTTTCATGTCCTGAAAGGCGGGTCTTTCTCCAATGGAATTTTTAAGACCAAGGAGGGTTCTTTCCATGTCATCGTAGAAATCCTGCCAGTCCTGCCGGGGTAGCAGGGAGGCATCCACAACAAGATATCCTGCCTTTTCCGCCTGGCGGCACCTGTCTTCAATGCTGCACATGTCGGGGTATTCCACATCCCATAGTTCTTTGCAGGGGGCAGAAGGGGTGTTCGTAAGCCAGACAGGATCACTGATAAAAAGGTGTCCATCCGGAATGAGGAATTTTTTCCATGTGGCAAGCGCCTTTTCAAAGCCCATGATGTAGGCGGCTCCCTCACACCAGATGAGATCAAAGCTTCTGTCTTCAAAGGGCAGATTCAGCATGGAGGCCGCAAGGGGCTGGATGCGGTGGGATAAGTTTTTTTCCGTAAGCTTTGTTTTAAGGGCATCGAGAAAGGGCTCATGGTTGTCCACGGTTGTAATCCGGGCTTCGCTCACTTCCGCAAGGGTGA is part of the Desulfobotulus mexicanus genome and encodes:
- a CDS encoding extracellular solute-binding protein, with product MRLPACVAAPPAGACILLVCFVRIGCPGMCVQRIFLFFCLFLIMNSHGEALALHAFSADGEPLYASDFTHFSYVNPHAPKGGELRCHTIGTFDSFNPLLLKGRPAEGIHLIYDTLLVESEDERDVAYGLLASEIHVPPDLSHVIFQLHPEARFADGSPVRGEDVVFSWEMLQAHFGSALRRYSEAVASVTVLSGNRVRFDFREQQNPSLVLMVGRLQILPAHYWEDKDFGRADLTPPMGSGPYAVAEVEAGRRVVYARRVDYWAADHPVNRGRWNFDRIRYEYFRDDTVAMEAFRAGLYDFRFESSVKNWATRYEGPRFGDGRILKKTLENRDPSGMYGLVMNTRRPVFADRRIRKAMLSAFDFEWANRRFYYGEYERTESYFENSDMKAPPLADEGEAAILRSFGDDLPEGVLENPLSLPLTDGSGHNREGLMEADRLLREAGWVVEGGRRVHGKTKQVFRFQFLTDSRREERMLLPFARSLGRLGIEMRIHMVDGPQYTRRLRDCDFDMIVAGFGAAYRPGRELAVAFHSASRDRKDQRNFMGIADPVADGLIEKILSRESRREMIPYVRALDRILRHGHYVIPFGAGKRRYLARAVHIQSPETPPPWGRGVSTWWYGEEDRAAAPASEGES
- a CDS encoding microcin C ABC transporter permease YejB encodes the protein MIAYIAKRVFLLVPTLLGILALNFFLVQLAPGGPVEQVISRMEGRGDRALERITGAEGDAIVMVETSLDSTSAYRGRDGISPELVAEIERRFGFDRPLHERFFSMLKSYLLLDFGESFFKDRSILGMIGEKMPVSLSLGLWSTLVIYLVSIPLGIRKAVRHGSPFDVWTSFVIVICNSIPVFLFAVILIVIFAGGSYLEWFPLRGLVSDHFHELSFTGKVLDYFHHLALPILAMTIGGIAGFAMLTKNCFLDEIRHQYVTTARAKGASEGRVLFGHVFRNAMLIVIAGLPGTFLGIFFTGSMMIEVIFSLDGLGLMGFEATMNRDYPVMFAGLYISTLMGLFVKILSDITYVLVDPRIHFDAGGV
- a CDS encoding ABC transporter permease — its product is MRAVTRRRMKTFASNRRAWISLWIFMTLFTASIFSEFIANERPLVLYFQDRMYFPVFSEIPETLLGGYFETDADFTDPEVIAMAEAHGWMLWPPVRFSWHTVNLAREGVYPAAPGEGNWLGTDDHGRDILARLLYGFRVSVLFGLCLAVFSTLVGIVAGAVQGYFGGKVDLFGQRFMEIWSGLPMIYLLIILSSFMQPGFFVLLFIMLLFSWMGMVDVVRAEVLRCRNLGYVKAARCMGLPDRVVLFRHVLPNAMVATLTFLPFVLNGAITTLTSLDFLGFGLPPGSPSLGELLAQGKENLDAPWIGIAAFAVLASMLSLLVFIGEGVRDAFDPRHEG
- a CDS encoding alpha/beta fold hydrolase, whose protein sequence is MKPAFIKAFTCWLLFFIFAASPAAAQWPRMTPSQDGVPISYEVYGKGEPTLIFVHGWSCDARYWREQINHFSKNNRIVLLDLAGHGHSGMGRSQYTMKAFGEDVKAVAEAVGSQKVILIGHSMGGPVIAEAARLMPGRVLGLIGVDTFGNVAHPLTPEILDGMVSPLEEDFQAGSRQFVETMMIPATPAPLREWILNDMAAAPPAVALSALKEMMGLFITGESAAIFKEVRLPVMAVNADLWPIDYESNRRHMASFEATVIKGADHFLMLARPEVFNPALEEAVEKIMKRK